A segment of the Fibrobacter succinogenes subsp. succinogenes S85 genome:
ATGCTCAAGAGCGACATCGATGACGGCGAAAAGGCTGCACTCGTGGCTGACTTCGACAAGATCTTTGGTCTCAAGCTCGACCAGCCGCGCGAAGAATACGTGAAGAAGGGCGCAAACGACAACATCGATACCGCTAAGATCGAAGCTTTGATCGCAGCCCGCAAGGAAGCTCGCGCCAACAAGAACTGGGCCGAAAGCGACCGCATCCGTGATGAACTTGCCGCGATGAACATCGTGATCAAGGACTCTAAGGAAGGCACGACCTGGAGCGTGAAGGAATAAGCCATTTTCCTCCTCGTTGTCATATACGTTGCATTTATTGGGCTAGGTCTCCCCGACACCATTCTTGGGGCGGCTTGGCCCTTAATGCATTTAGACCTCAAAACGCCGATTTCTGCGGCGGGTATTCTTTCGATTATCGCATCGCTCGGGACAATCGTCTCTAGCCTCTGCACACCAAAATTTCTCCGGGTTTTAGGCACTGGAAAGCTTGTCGCCTACAGCATTGCACTGACCGCAATTGCCTCTGTCGGTTACGGAAATGCGGATTCGTTCAACGTCCTTTGCCTTTGGGCGATCCCGATGGGCATTGGCGCAGGCGCCGTCGACGTGGCGATGAACAACTTTGCCGCCATTTATCTTGAATCCAAGCACACGAACTGGCTGCACGCAAGCTGGGGCATCGGAGCAACGCTTGGGCCATCGCTTCTTTCGTTCTCGATTATGATCGGCAGCGGTTGGCGTGGAGCATACGAATATGTCGCCGCAAGCCTCACCGCAATTTTCGTTTTAATTCTCATTTCACTCCCGCTGTGGAAAAAAACGGAAGCGCGTGGAGGACTCTCGGAA
Coding sequences within it:
- a CDS encoding MFS transporter, with protein sequence MGLGLPDTILGAAWPLMHLDLKTPISAAGILSIIASLGTIVSSLCTPKFLRVLGTGKLVAYSIALTAIASVGYGNADSFNVLCLWAIPMGIGAGAVDVAMNNFAAIYLESKHTNWLHASWGIGATLGPSLLSFSIMIGSGWRGAYEYVAASLTAIFVLILISLPLWKKTEARGGLSENVTIPANSENAKAASPENAQKMSRPPTTTQIMRRTSAFARRSAFRE